From Deltaproteobacteria bacterium, the proteins below share one genomic window:
- a CDS encoding branched-chain amino acid ABC transporter permease, giving the protein MREFLQYLFTGTTNGAIYAVIALGYSTLFASTKLINFAHGEFVMLGAMIMVTFMGLGASIHLPWPLALVAAAAAGALLGVVFERGAIRTVRKDDPIVLVIITVGASIMFRSLAMLVWGKDPATVPPFTEAEPLEIAGAFLNVQSLWIVGIVIFLVFWLHLFYVKTLTGKAMKAASINKKAASLLGIPTRKMVLLSFALSGGLGGLAGAIIAPITMNTCDMGTMLGLKGFSAAMLGGIGGFRGAVAGGFILGIAESLGVGYISSSMKDAFAFLLLLLILYVRPEGLLGEKSVHRF; this is encoded by the coding sequence ATGCGGGAGTTTTTGCAATACCTCTTCACCGGGACCACCAACGGGGCCATCTACGCGGTAATAGCCCTGGGCTACTCCACCCTTTTCGCGTCCACAAAGCTCATCAATTTCGCCCACGGCGAATTCGTGATGCTTGGGGCCATGATAATGGTGACCTTTATGGGCCTTGGCGCATCCATCCATCTGCCATGGCCCCTGGCCCTTGTGGCCGCCGCCGCCGCCGGGGCCCTCCTGGGGGTGGTTTTCGAGCGGGGGGCCATACGCACGGTCCGCAAGGACGACCCCATAGTGCTGGTCATCATCACCGTTGGCGCAAGCATCATGTTCAGAAGCCTCGCCATGCTGGTCTGGGGCAAGGACCCGGCCACGGTTCCGCCCTTCACCGAGGCCGAACCACTGGAAATAGCCGGGGCCTTTTTGAACGTCCAGAGCCTGTGGATAGTGGGGATAGTGATATTCCTGGTTTTCTGGCTGCATCTTTTTTACGTGAAAACCCTGACCGGCAAGGCCATGAAGGCGGCCTCCATAAACAAGAAGGCCGCCTCGCTTCTGGGCATACCCACAAGGAAGATGGTGCTTCTCTCCTTCGCCCTTTCAGGGGGCCTTGGGGGGCTTGCCGGGGCCATAATAGCGCCCATAACCATGAACACCTGCGATATGGGAACCATGCTGGGCCTGAAGGGCTTTTCGGCGGCCATGCTGGGCGGTATTGGCGGGTTCCGGGGCGCGGTGGCGGGCGGGTTCATTCTGGGCATAGCCGAAAGCCTGGGCGTGGGCTACATCTCGTCCTCCATGAAGGACGCCTTCGCCTTTCTCCTGCTTCTGCTCATTCTGTACGTGAGGCCGGAAGGGCTTTTGGGGGAAAAGAGCGTTCATCGGTTCTGA
- a CDS encoding branched-chain amino acid ABC transporter permease — protein MKKSIKSNLSYLVFFTVVASLGMGLTNPYYFQVLTFIGINTLLAVGLNMLMGYAGQISLGHAAFFGIGAYASGILNAHYGWSPWLSGPAALVLAGVVAYLVGLPTLKLTGYYLAMGTLGFGMIVNVVLNNWSAVTGGSSGLYGMQALSIGSVSLTQDRNGFLFIWFIVIAAFFFCSRIVNSRIGRALRAIHYSEKAAMSVGVDTARVKLQIFVLSAVLAALAGFFYAHSVMFISPGSFSFLVSVRLVAMVVIGGMASIWGALLGAGLLTLLPELLHAVAEYEMAVYGFILIVVMIFFPEGLVRGIISVYERARDIRKRPDSFD, from the coding sequence ATGAAAAAATCCATAAAATCGAATCTTTCCTACCTGGTCTTTTTCACGGTGGTGGCATCCCTTGGCATGGGCCTCACCAACCCCTATTATTTCCAGGTTCTCACCTTCATCGGCATCAACACCCTTTTGGCAGTGGGCCTCAACATGCTCATGGGCTACGCCGGGCAGATCAGCCTGGGCCACGCCGCCTTTTTCGGCATCGGGGCCTACGCGTCGGGCATTTTGAACGCCCACTACGGCTGGTCCCCCTGGCTTTCCGGCCCTGCCGCCCTTGTCCTGGCCGGGGTGGTGGCCTATCTGGTGGGGCTTCCCACCTTGAAGCTCACGGGCTATTACCTTGCCATGGGAACCCTTGGCTTCGGCATGATCGTGAACGTGGTCTTGAACAACTGGAGCGCGGTTACCGGCGGCTCCTCCGGCCTTTACGGGATGCAGGCCCTTTCCATCGGGTCCGTTTCCCTTACCCAGGACAGAAACGGCTTCCTTTTCATCTGGTTCATAGTGATAGCCGCCTTTTTTTTCTGCTCAAGGATAGTGAACTCCCGCATCGGGCGAGCCTTGAGGGCCATCCACTATTCCGAAAAGGCCGCCATGAGCGTTGGGGTGGACACCGCCAGGGTAAAACTCCAGATTTTCGTTCTAAGCGCAGTGCTGGCGGCCCTTGCGGGCTTTTTCTACGCCCACAGCGTGATGTTCATAAGCCCCGGCTCCTTCTCCTTCCTGGTTTCCGTAAGGCTTGTGGCAATGGTGGTCATAGGGGGCATGGCAAGCATCTGGGGCGCGCTTTTGGGCGCGGGCCTTCTCACCCTTCTGCCGGAGCTTCTCCACGCGGTGGCGGAATACGAGATGGCGGTTTACGGCTTCATCCTTATAGTGGTCATGATCTTTTTTCCCGAAGGACTGGTCCGGGGGATTATCTCAGTTTATGAGCGTGCAAGAGACATCAGGAAAAGACCCGATTCTTTCGATTGA
- a CDS encoding ABC transporter ATP-binding protein, protein MSVQETSGKDPILSIEKVSKAFGGVQAVRDVSFSVAPLSIQAVIGPNGAGKTTLFNLITGVFTPDSGGIFFRGRPLSGVAVHKRVEMGIARTFQNVELFSGMSVLENVLVGRHTRTKTGFLGAAAHTRRVKAEETAAFEKARALLDFVGLSRVAEKRAGDLPFGWQRMAEIARALASDPAVILLDEPAAGLNASETGELAALIRRIRDTGVTVILVEHDMSLTMEVSDQIAVLDQGALLAFGAPRQIQANKEVIAAYLGT, encoded by the coding sequence ATGAGCGTGCAAGAGACATCAGGAAAAGACCCGATTCTTTCGATTGAAAAGGTATCCAAGGCCTTCGGCGGCGTGCAGGCGGTGCGGGACGTGTCCTTTTCCGTGGCGCCCCTAAGCATCCAGGCCGTCATCGGCCCCAACGGGGCGGGCAAGACCACCCTTTTCAACCTCATCACCGGGGTATTCACCCCGGATTCCGGCGGCATCTTCTTCAGGGGCCGCCCGCTTTCCGGGGTGGCCGTGCATAAGAGGGTGGAGATGGGCATAGCCCGCACCTTTCAGAACGTGGAGCTCTTTTCCGGCATGAGCGTCCTGGAAAACGTGCTGGTTGGCCGCCACACCCGGACGAAAACGGGCTTTCTGGGAGCTGCGGCCCACACGAGGCGGGTTAAGGCCGAGGAGACGGCGGCCTTTGAAAAGGCCAGGGCGCTTCTTGATTTCGTGGGCCTTTCCCGCGTTGCTGAAAAACGGGCCGGGGACCTTCCCTTCGGCTGGCAGCGCATGGCTGAAATCGCCCGCGCCCTTGCGTCCGACCCCGCCGTCATCCTTCTGGACGAGCCTGCTGCGGGCCTTAACGCCTCGGAAACCGGGGAACTGGCCGCTCTCATAAGAAGGATACGCGACACGGGCGTCACGGTGATTCTGGTGGAGCACGACATGAGCCTCACCATGGAGGTTTCCGACCAGATAGCGGTTCTGGACCAGGGGGCGCTTCTGGCCTTCGGCGCGCCGCGCCAGATTCAGGCGAACAAAGAGGTTATCGCCGCTTACTTAGGGACTTGA
- a CDS encoding ABC transporter ATP-binding protein, with translation MLAIRNLTCHYGGIRALSGVSLSVDEGEMVALIGANGAGKTTLLSAICGLIPKFSGEMDFCGESIRGLSTQKITASGISMVPEGRLIFPSLTVKDHLTLGAYLRHRKKDRFGIETDIKKIYELFPVLEDRRKQSAGTLSGGEQQMLAIGRALMARPKLLLLDEPSMGLAPLVVRMIFSTLKQLKSEGLTIMLVEQNAQAALSLADRGYVLETGLLVLTGPARRLLADEEVKRAYLGKDYSAFTEGRA, from the coding sequence ATGCTGGCAATACGAAATCTGACTTGCCATTACGGCGGAATACGGGCCCTTTCCGGGGTGAGCCTGTCCGTGGACGAGGGCGAGATGGTGGCCCTCATAGGGGCCAACGGCGCGGGGAAAACCACCCTCTTGTCGGCCATCTGCGGCCTTATCCCAAAATTTTCCGGCGAAATGGATTTTTGCGGCGAAAGCATCAGGGGCCTTTCCACCCAGAAGATCACGGCATCGGGGATCAGCATGGTGCCGGAGGGACGCCTCATCTTCCCCTCCCTCACCGTCAAGGACCATCTCACCCTTGGGGCCTATCTGCGGCATCGCAAGAAGGACCGCTTTGGGATAGAGACCGACATCAAAAAGATTTACGAGCTTTTTCCGGTGCTGGAGGACAGGAGAAAGCAGTCGGCAGGAACACTTTCGGGCGGTGAGCAGCAGATGCTGGCCATAGGCCGGGCATTGATGGCAAGGCCGAAACTTCTGTTGCTGGACGAGCCCTCCATGGGCCTTGCCCCCCTTGTGGTGCGGATGATTTTTTCGACACTGAAACAGCTTAAAAGCGAGGGCCTCACCATAATGCTGGTGGAACAGAACGCCCAGGCTGCCCTATCCCTTGCCGATCGGGGCTACGTGCTGGAAACCGGCCTTCTGGTCCTCACCGGCCCGGCCCGGAGGCTCCTTGCCGACGAAGAGGTCAAGAGGGCCTATCTGGGCAAGGACTACTCGGCCTTCACCGAAGGCCGCGCTTAA
- a CDS encoding AMP-binding protein, which translates to MTASAIREDELVSAAAREQRQLELLQATLNRAVKSVRLYQEKLAVEGSEPGRVKSLEDLAKLPFTRREDFSEHYPYGMFAAPLRDIVRIHTAPGTGLAPTVTGYTRNDLFTWREILSRALHAAGVNETDVFQICFDSGLANWGRDYKDGAEDLGASVIPLTSLSLEKQRMVLSDYRTTVLVTSPSLADKLAAKLASAGAANASLALKTLILAGEPVSARMRENLENAFSATAWVHYGLSEAPGPAVAFECHAHEGLHVSEDHFYPEIVDPETGRPLEAGKPGELVLTTLTARAFPLIRFRTGDRAKFITETCPCGRTFRRISWLFERTDDARLIRGVKVSESQIMAHAKKALGQEPSDYRLRPGNRDEPFGLELSIPVDDTLFSDEIKVLERHAKSLEAALNQELGIPVKVRLTERMAKAGEGGRWINENP; encoded by the coding sequence ATGACCGCCTCCGCAATCCGAGAGGATGAACTCGTAAGCGCAGCAGCCCGCGAACAGCGGCAACTGGAGCTTTTGCAGGCCACCCTGAACCGGGCCGTGAAATCGGTGAGGCTTTACCAGGAAAAGCTGGCCGTGGAGGGCAGCGAGCCGGGCCGGGTGAAATCCCTGGAGGACCTTGCGAAGCTCCCCTTCACCCGGAGGGAGGATTTTTCCGAGCACTACCCCTACGGCATGTTCGCGGCACCTTTGCGCGACATCGTGCGCATCCACACCGCGCCGGGCACCGGCCTTGCCCCCACCGTGACCGGCTACACCAGAAATGACCTCTTCACCTGGAGGGAAATCCTCTCCCGCGCGCTCCATGCGGCGGGCGTCAACGAGACCGACGTTTTCCAGATATGCTTCGATTCCGGCCTCGCCAACTGGGGCCGCGACTACAAGGACGGGGCCGAGGACCTTGGCGCGTCGGTGATTCCGCTCACCTCCCTGTCCCTGGAAAAACAGCGCATGGTGCTTTCGGACTACCGCACCACGGTCCTTGTCACAAGCCCGTCTTTGGCGGACAAGCTCGCGGCGAAACTCGCCAGCGCGGGCGCGGCCAACGCCTCCCTGGCCTTAAAGACCCTCATCCTGGCGGGCGAGCCGGTCTCGGCCCGGATGCGCGAAAACCTGGAAAACGCCTTTTCCGCCACGGCCTGGGTCCATTACGGGCTTTCCGAGGCCCCCGGTCCCGCAGTGGCCTTCGAGTGCCACGCCCACGAGGGCCTGCACGTCTCAGAGGATCATTTCTACCCGGAGATCGTGGACCCCGAAACCGGAAGGCCCCTGGAAGCTGGCAAGCCCGGCGAGCTGGTGCTCACCACCCTCACCGCCAGGGCCTTCCCGCTCATCCGGTTCAGGACCGGCGACCGGGCGAAATTCATCACCGAAACCTGCCCCTGCGGGCGCACCTTCCGGCGCATATCCTGGCTATTCGAGCGCACCGACGACGCCCGGCTCATTCGCGGGGTCAAGGTCTCCGAAAGCCAGATAATGGCCCACGCCAAAAAGGCCCTGGGCCAGGAGCCGTCGGACTACCGCTTAAGGCCCGGCAATCGGGACGAACCCTTCGGGCTCGAGCTTTCCATCCCTGTGGACGACACGCTTTTTTCCGATGAAATAAAGGTTCTGGAGCGCCACGCCAAAAGCCTGGAAGCGGCCCTCAACCAGGAGTTGGGAATCCCGGTCAAGGTGAGGCTCACAGAGAGGATGGCCAAGGCGGGCGAGGGCGGCAGATGGATAAATGAAAACCCATAG